Proteins encoded together in one Miscanthus floridulus cultivar M001 chromosome 16, ASM1932011v1, whole genome shotgun sequence window:
- the LOC136510132 gene encoding sugar transporter ERD6-like 4 — protein MSFRDQESGGEDGGRTSSASDLRKPLLNTGSWYRMPPAGGMMGSRQSSLMERLGSSAFSLRDVAISATLCTLIVALGPIQFGFTCGYSSPTQDAIIADLGLSLSEFSLFGSLSNVGAMVGAISSGQLAEYIGRKGSLMIAAIPNIIGWLAISFAKDSSFLFMGRLLEGFGVGVISYTVPVYIAEIAPQDQRGALGSVNQLSVTIGILLAYLFGMFVPWRILAVLGILPCSILIPGLFFVPESPRWLAKMGKMEDFEYSLQVLRGFQTDITAEVNEIKRSVASSRRRATIRFADIKQKRYSVPLVIGIGLLVLQQLSGVNGILFYAASIFKAAGITNSNLATFGLGAVQVIATGVTTWLTDKAGRRLLLIISTTGMVITLVIVSVSFFVKDNITAGSHLYSAMSMLSLAGLVAFVIAFSLGLGAIPWIIMSEILPVNIKSLAGSVATLANWLTAWAITMTASLMLNWSSGGTFAIYAAVSTMALIFVCLWVPETKGRTLEEIAFSFR, from the exons ATGAGCTTTCGGGACCAGGAGAGTGGCGGGGAGGATGGAGGAAGGACGTCCTCCGCCTCCGACCTGCGGAAGCCGCTCCTGAACACCGGAAGCTGGTACCGCATGCCGCCGGCGGGTGGCATGATGGGCTCGCGCCAATCTAGCCTCATGGAGCGTCTAGGCTCCTCTGCCTTCTCCCTGCGCGACGTCGCTATCTCGGCGACGCTCTGCACGCTCATTGTCGCTCTAGGTCCCATCCAGTTCGGTTTCACCTGCGGTTACTCCTCTCCCACGCAGGACGCCATCATTGCTGACCTCGGCCTCTCCCTCTCCGAG TTCTCACTCTTCGGATCGTTATCAAACGTAGGGGCGATGGTAGGTGCCATCTCCAGTGGGCAACTTGCAGAGTATATCGGCCGCAAGGGG TCTCTCATGATTGCTGCAATTCCAAACATAATTGGGTGGCTTGCGATATCATTTGCAAAA GATTCCTCCTTCTTGTTTATGGGCCGTCTGCTAGAAGGATTTGGAGTGGGTGTAATATCTTATACA GTACCGGTTTATATTGCAGAAATTGCTCCTCAGGATCAGAGGGGAGCTCTTGGTTCTGTCAATCAG CTCTCCGTCACAATTGGTATATTGCTTGCCTACCTGTTTGGCATGTTTGTTCCCTGGAGAATTCTTGCTGTTCTAG GTATTTTACCTTGTTCAATCCTGATTCCTGGACTGTTCTTTGTCCCTGAATCCCCAAGGTGGCTG GCAAAAATGGGGAAGATGGAGGATTTTGAATATTCACTGCAAGTTCTGCGAGGATTTCAGACGGACATAACAGCagaagtaaatgaaataaag AGATCAGTAGCATCATCAAGGAGGAGGGCAACCATAAGATTTGCTGATATCAAGCAGAAGAGATACAGTGTTCCCCTTGTG ataggaattggtctccttGTCCTGCAGCAGCTAAGTGGTGTCAATGGCATTCTATTTTATGCTGCGAGCATCTTCAAAGCTGCCG GTATTACAAACAGTAATCTAGCAACCTTTGGTTTGGGGGCTGTTCAG GTGATTGCTACTGGAGTGACAACCTGGTTGACTGACAAAGCTGGTCGAAGGCTTCTTCTCATT ATTTCTACCACAGGAATGGTCATTACTCTTGTTATTGTTTCTGTGTCATTTTTTGTGAAG GACAACATAACTGCTGGTTCTCACTTATACTCTGCAATGAGTATGCTTTCACTGGCTGGACTTGTG GCATTTGTGATTGCATTTTCTCTTGGCTTGGGAGCAATTCCCTGGATCATTATGTCTGAG ATTCTTCCTGTTAACATCAAGAGCCTTGCTGGAAGTGTTGCGACCCTGGCGAACTGGCTGACAGCATGGGCCATTACAATGACGGCAAGCCTAATGTTGAACTGGAGCAGTGGAG GAACCTTTGCTATCTATGCTGCTGTGTCTACCATGGCCCTCATTTTCGTGTGCTTGTGGGTGCCGGAGACCAAGGGAAGGACGCTAGAGGAAATCGCATTCTCATTCCGCTGA